The proteins below come from a single Corynebacterium cystitidis genomic window:
- a CDS encoding cell division protein PerM, which produces MSQDPADITAAQRLRRFLAVVGIPNLVLVLAVIVVAFAGIMFTAGSFAALPATIAEGWFALHLVPVSFQGVTLGVLPLLPALGVVGLIASSVHRAFKDRPNFLDLVTILGLVIVIPLTLSGIAWFMTWDAAKVFPLEPPALGPAVLNPVLLHLLGLIFGMGPQLWKDVAVHVGASEVLVDGAVRALHLMARLALAATVVYAVLLLAGYQRLIDLGQAYPILSGVGIVGLIVVCLLYLPNAIVGTLAVLLGGQVSVGVGSISLFAIDLVPLPVFPLFAAVPGSVPMWAPALLLIPFAILIHFAVSRAWDARTVAATAVFSGVWVLLVACLGSGQLGGYGYCGPVLWLFALLATLWVALVAGAAWGAATLRQGRTDDTELDDDTDGKFVENENSENEDEVEVVVDKPDDSPEPKPKD; this is translated from the coding sequence ATGTCGCAGGATCCTGCCGATATCACTGCTGCGCAACGGCTTCGGCGCTTCCTTGCGGTTGTGGGAATCCCCAACTTAGTGCTGGTCCTGGCCGTAATTGTGGTTGCCTTCGCGGGCATCATGTTTACCGCTGGATCGTTTGCCGCCCTGCCTGCCACCATCGCGGAAGGCTGGTTTGCTTTGCACCTCGTTCCGGTGTCGTTTCAGGGCGTCACTCTAGGCGTGCTGCCACTTCTCCCGGCGTTGGGAGTTGTCGGCTTGATCGCCTCGAGTGTGCATAGGGCGTTCAAGGATAGGCCAAATTTTCTTGATTTGGTAACCATCCTCGGCCTTGTCATTGTGATTCCTCTCACGTTGTCTGGAATCGCCTGGTTTATGACGTGGGATGCAGCCAAAGTTTTCCCTCTCGAACCCCCTGCGCTTGGCCCAGCGGTCCTCAACCCCGTCCTCCTCCACCTCCTCGGGCTCATATTCGGTATGGGGCCTCAGCTCTGGAAAGATGTGGCTGTGCATGTAGGGGCTTCTGAGGTGTTGGTGGATGGAGCGGTTCGCGCCCTTCACCTCATGGCGCGTTTAGCGCTCGCCGCCACCGTCGTTTACGCAGTTCTCCTTCTAGCTGGCTACCAGCGACTGATCGATCTAGGTCAGGCTTATCCGATCCTTTCTGGAGTTGGAATCGTGGGCTTGATCGTCGTCTGCTTGCTTTACCTTCCCAATGCGATCGTCGGCACCCTCGCAGTCTTGCTCGGAGGCCAAGTCTCTGTTGGGGTAGGCAGCATCAGCCTGTTTGCTATTGACCTTGTTCCGCTTCCGGTTTTCCCGCTATTTGCGGCTGTCCCCGGTTCGGTGCCAATGTGGGCCCCTGCGTTGCTCCTTATCCCATTCGCCATCCTGATTCATTTCGCTGTGTCACGTGCGTGGGACGCGCGGACTGTTGCGGCCACCGCTGTATTCTCGGGTGTGTGGGTGCTGCTTGTCGCGTGCCTCGGTTCGGGCCAGCTTGGTGGGTATGGCTACTGTGGCCCGGTTCTCTGGCTCTTTGCCCTCCTTGCCACCCTGTGGGTAGCTCTTGTTGCGGGTGCGGCTTGGGGAGCTGCCACGTTGCGGCAAGGCCGTACCGACGACACCGAGCTTGACGACGACACCGATGGCAAATTTGTCGAGAATGAGAACAGTGAGAACGAGGACGAGGTAGAAGTGGTCGTCGATAAGCCCGATGATTCACCAGAGCCTAAGCCGAAGGACTAA
- a CDS encoding M23 family metallopeptidase, with amino-acid sequence MLNSTTRAGRTGGKHRKQTPNKGRVALVAMATGAISTAGAGGAAAANLQSDAQGSTQDSTVDYELANNTDIVDQAVEAAPQILTISEYKPAANLDEQLGKAVQHFTERAEADQALRGPAVVKPAEGVFTSGFGPRWGTMHNGVDIAAPIGTPILAVMDGTVIDSGPAQGYGQWIRIQHTDGSISVYGHMETLDVAVGQTVVAGQKIAGMGNRGFSTGPHLHFEIHPAGQGPIDPQPWLAQYGITL; translated from the coding sequence ATGCTGAACTCGACTACTCGCGCGGGGCGCACCGGTGGCAAGCACCGCAAGCAAACCCCGAATAAGGGCCGCGTGGCACTCGTCGCAATGGCAACTGGTGCAATCTCCACCGCCGGCGCCGGTGGCGCAGCCGCAGCTAACCTGCAGTCAGATGCCCAGGGATCCACACAGGATTCCACCGTTGATTACGAACTGGCCAACAACACCGACATAGTTGACCAGGCTGTGGAGGCTGCGCCTCAGATCCTCACGATCTCTGAATACAAGCCCGCCGCCAACCTTGATGAGCAGCTGGGGAAGGCTGTTCAACACTTTACCGAGCGCGCTGAAGCAGACCAGGCCTTGCGTGGCCCAGCGGTAGTAAAACCTGCCGAAGGTGTTTTCACCTCCGGTTTTGGCCCACGTTGGGGCACCATGCACAACGGTGTTGATATCGCCGCCCCAATTGGCACCCCAATTCTGGCTGTCATGGACGGCACGGTGATCGACTCTGGCCCAGCCCAAGGTTACGGCCAGTGGATTCGCATCCAGCACACTGATGGCTCCATCTCGGTGTACGGCCACATGGAGACCCTTGACGTAGCCGTTGGCCAGACTGTTGTGGCTGGCCAAAAAATCGCCGGTATGGGTAACCGTGGTTTCTCCACCGGCCCTCACCTCCACTTCGAAATTCACCCGGCCGGCCAGGGGCCGATCGATCCACAGCCTTGGTTGGCACAGTACGGCATCACCCTCTAA
- a CDS encoding helix-turn-helix transcriptional regulator yields MSIRHSLLALLSETPRTPAELQHAFHQATNDLWRLNMGQVSQTLSRLERDDLIHEQGTITTPTGHEATRYTQTDAGSEELATWWTDPVLRPANDRDELVIKISLARHTPHIDLLRILDSQRRAVLAEIRELNTTLREMNSSLSTQRLAAERRIFDLESDARFLDRVEAMLNEDRAERT; encoded by the coding sequence ATGTCCATCAGACATTCACTCCTCGCCTTGCTTTCCGAGACCCCGCGCACACCCGCTGAGCTGCAACACGCCTTCCACCAGGCAACAAATGACCTGTGGAGGCTAAATATGGGCCAAGTCTCCCAAACACTGAGCAGACTTGAACGCGACGACCTGATCCACGAGCAAGGAACAATCACAACACCCACTGGACACGAAGCCACGCGCTACACACAAACCGACGCCGGTTCTGAAGAGTTAGCCACGTGGTGGACAGACCCAGTGCTCCGCCCCGCCAATGATCGCGACGAGCTTGTCATCAAGATCTCACTGGCCAGACATACCCCTCACATTGATCTCCTCAGGATACTCGACAGCCAGCGGAGGGCAGTGTTAGCAGAAATCCGTGAACTTAACACAACGTTGCGCGAGATGAACTCGTCGTTAAGCACCCAAAGACTTGCCGCTGAACGGCGCATTTTCGACCTGGAATCTGACGCGCGTTTCCTCGACCGTGTCGAAGCCATGCTCAATGAAGACCGTGCAGAAAGGACCTAA
- a CDS encoding ABC transporter ATP-binding protein has product MIDVTCVFGEGARKVTALNDVNLIVQPGELVAVMGPSGSGKSTLLNVAGLLQPATSGRVLLDGVDTTHMSSNQAAQLRRTRVGVVFQHYNLVPTLTVGENVSLPLELEGVSTTACAEHASRALEEVGLVGLEKSFPDEISGGQAQRVAIARALIGQRTLLLADEPTGALDTATSNDVMDVLRARIDAGAAGLLVTHEPRFAGWADRTIMMRDGRVS; this is encoded by the coding sequence ATGATCGACGTCACGTGCGTCTTCGGCGAAGGTGCACGTAAAGTTACCGCGCTGAACGACGTTAATCTGATTGTTCAGCCTGGAGAACTGGTGGCTGTGATGGGCCCTTCTGGCTCCGGAAAATCGACCCTGCTCAATGTGGCCGGGCTACTTCAGCCAGCCACTAGCGGACGTGTCTTGCTTGATGGAGTAGACACTACCCACATGTCATCGAATCAAGCAGCGCAACTGCGTCGTACCCGAGTGGGGGTGGTTTTCCAGCACTATAATCTGGTTCCCACGCTCACCGTTGGTGAAAACGTGTCACTGCCTTTAGAGCTCGAAGGTGTCAGCACTACTGCCTGTGCAGAGCACGCCTCGCGCGCCCTCGAGGAGGTGGGCCTTGTTGGGCTAGAGAAGTCTTTTCCTGATGAGATTTCTGGTGGACAAGCTCAGCGCGTTGCCATTGCACGTGCTTTGATTGGTCAACGGACCTTGTTGCTTGCCGACGAACCCACCGGCGCCCTTGATACAGCGACAAGCAATGATGTGATGGACGTTTTACGTGCACGCATCGACGCTGGCGCAGCAGGATTGCTGGTGACTCACGAGCCGCGTTTTGCTGGCTGGGCAGATCGCACCATCATGATGCGCGACGGGCGGGTGAGCTAG
- a CDS encoding FtsX-like permease family protein — protein MSTLTAVTRPTRRDMRRHPWRTLAAFLMIAVPVALITGVLTIEHSHHQQDAMSQQSNLITASGSGHCSQSVDGFSSECSGANPRLVVEQTLAEALPNFQIESSIQSHIHMEAGEAHESLTVLQLSHSPTVTLPGVDEVFLPPSTMRRLGISVGDTVEVKNHGTWTVTGHAAGYQAVVSAPTLIAPATITTADYQDGDEAYVRWFAVGPDALTWADAQKLNQLGFVVESDDLRQNPPPLEEVDEHFRDQVSNHPTDVFSEAVTWVNLFVTVLFLFLFITPVFSVAAGKQAQTYALMRSQGATRGHIRRSVLAYGVLTGLIGATIGALAGVGIGSAYWTLYYPHWPLVHNGLATGVIWLAAVLGAVLAAFIPAVITTKQPLATAIAGGAPDKILRFRPWMLLGVVGVAVGTGFLAIQQFDMISHIASSPTTTSSLVFIIASLAGILGRPLVVAGLAGSAPLLVWLVSRGASSLSTVPRLAMRDVARQSLRSVPTVALILVTSFIAVTAVTWLMASNKRDHILAHATYNPAMVLISADPTVNLPGADYGPAIAVVEQTVGPAKHYPLTRVAGYMLDVLPDSSCHDFERADDNAETARQCYPARYGDSVPAPWFTPLVADENALRTFNFDSPEAEQRARDAIKQPAMLVAKGTAPEGTGTVWLWSDTGAKQEEATEITFLDVLPATSSQALITPTLADELGLHTEPGPMMLEATQPITAAQHSVLDAYSTDNTNTYSISTIATVSFVWELRYLPAVAGVTVMALVLIAITLILVLSTQSTNRHNALLRAIGAQDSIPRRITAAFAAIVALLGTAAGTLTGLIAAWLFGSSSEVDAAGNLLVTGTREFMEVPWSLVGLLVVLTPLLAYVIGLMLHREPGLEVAYRLS, from the coding sequence ATGTCCACGCTTACTGCTGTCACTCGACCGACCCGGCGTGACATGCGCCGCCACCCGTGGCGCACACTGGCTGCTTTTCTGATGATTGCCGTGCCGGTAGCACTGATTACCGGCGTGCTGACTATCGAGCACTCACATCACCAACAAGACGCGATGAGTCAACAGAGCAATCTCATTACCGCCAGTGGTTCTGGCCATTGTTCTCAGTCTGTTGACGGCTTTAGTTCCGAATGCTCTGGAGCTAATCCTCGCCTTGTTGTGGAGCAGACCTTGGCAGAGGCGCTACCCAATTTTCAGATCGAGTCCAGTATCCAAAGCCATATCCATATGGAGGCAGGTGAAGCGCATGAATCGCTCACAGTGCTCCAACTCAGCCACTCACCTACTGTTACCCTGCCCGGTGTAGACGAGGTATTCCTGCCACCTTCGACGATGCGGCGGTTAGGCATTAGCGTCGGCGACACCGTCGAGGTAAAAAACCACGGTACATGGACAGTGACCGGCCATGCTGCCGGATATCAAGCCGTGGTCTCTGCCCCAACGCTGATCGCCCCTGCGACTATCACTACTGCTGACTATCAGGATGGTGACGAAGCCTATGTTCGCTGGTTTGCTGTTGGCCCGGATGCACTGACGTGGGCCGATGCCCAAAAACTGAACCAGCTGGGCTTTGTTGTAGAGTCCGACGATCTCAGGCAGAACCCTCCGCCACTCGAAGAGGTAGACGAGCATTTTCGTGACCAGGTTTCCAACCACCCCACCGACGTCTTCTCTGAAGCGGTCACATGGGTCAACCTTTTTGTCACAGTGCTCTTCCTCTTCCTTTTCATTACACCTGTCTTCTCTGTGGCGGCAGGAAAACAGGCTCAAACTTATGCGCTCATGCGCTCTCAAGGAGCAACACGAGGACACATCCGACGATCGGTCTTAGCGTATGGAGTTCTAACTGGGCTCATTGGTGCAACTATCGGCGCCCTGGCAGGTGTAGGAATCGGTAGTGCCTACTGGACCCTGTACTACCCACACTGGCCGCTAGTGCATAACGGGCTTGCCACAGGCGTGATTTGGCTCGCCGCTGTATTAGGGGCGGTGCTAGCCGCTTTTATTCCGGCTGTGATTACCACCAAGCAGCCCCTAGCTACTGCTATAGCCGGTGGCGCACCGGATAAAATTTTACGGTTTCGGCCCTGGATGCTACTCGGAGTTGTCGGTGTTGCAGTTGGAACCGGGTTTTTGGCAATCCAACAATTCGATATGATCTCGCACATTGCTAGCTCGCCAACCACTACATCGAGTTTGGTTTTTATCATCGCCAGTCTCGCAGGCATACTGGGACGGCCATTAGTGGTAGCCGGCCTGGCAGGGTCTGCGCCTTTGCTGGTATGGCTAGTCTCACGCGGGGCTTCGTCGTTAAGCACTGTCCCCCGTCTAGCCATGCGCGACGTTGCGCGCCAATCACTGCGCTCAGTTCCTACTGTGGCTTTAATACTTGTAACCTCTTTCATTGCAGTCACAGCGGTGACCTGGTTGATGGCTAGCAATAAACGTGACCACATATTGGCACATGCAACCTACAACCCCGCCATGGTGTTAATCTCAGCGGACCCCACCGTTAATCTCCCGGGCGCAGATTATGGCCCCGCTATCGCGGTTGTAGAGCAAACGGTGGGTCCGGCAAAGCACTATCCACTAACCCGGGTTGCTGGCTACATGCTTGATGTCTTGCCGGATTCATCGTGCCACGACTTTGAACGTGCCGACGACAACGCAGAAACAGCTCGCCAGTGTTACCCGGCTAGATACGGCGACTCTGTTCCAGCGCCTTGGTTTACCCCACTGGTAGCCGATGAGAACGCACTACGCACATTCAACTTTGACAGCCCAGAAGCTGAACAACGCGCGCGCGACGCTATCAAGCAGCCGGCAATGCTGGTTGCTAAAGGGACGGCTCCCGAGGGGACCGGCACTGTGTGGCTCTGGTCGGACACTGGAGCCAAGCAAGAGGAGGCCACCGAAATTACCTTCCTCGATGTGCTGCCGGCTACTTCCAGCCAGGCGCTGATTACGCCCACCTTGGCGGACGAGCTTGGCTTGCACACTGAGCCTGGCCCCATGATGCTTGAGGCAACACAGCCGATCACCGCTGCACAACACAGTGTGCTCGATGCCTACTCCACTGACAACACCAATACATATTCAATCTCTACAATCGCTACCGTCAGTTTTGTCTGGGAGTTGAGATATCTGCCAGCGGTTGCTGGGGTGACAGTCATGGCACTTGTCTTGATCGCCATTACCCTGATCTTGGTGCTGTCAACCCAAAGCACCAACCGGCACAACGCGCTGCTGCGTGCCATTGGGGCCCAAGACAGTATTCCCCGGCGAATCACCGCAGCCTTTGCCGCCATAGTGGCACTGTTGGGTACGGCAGCTGGAACGCTAACAGGCTTGATCGCAGCCTGGCTATTCGGCTCCTCAAGCGAGGTCGACGCTGCGGGAAATCTTTTAGTCACCGGTACGCGCGAGTTTATGGAAGTGCCGTGGAGCCTGGTAGGACTGCTCGTTGTGCTCACCCCGCTTCTGGCGTACGTGATTGGCCTGATGCTCCACCGTGAGCCCGGATTGGAGGTGGCCTACCGGCTGAGCTAG
- a CDS encoding M23 family metallopeptidase — protein MKRRLLAVTTACVVAASPVTTAQALTVNLDGSEITDYGAALDSLIQVAETINSTGATISAAGYSIVYDPTTLPEYEPEEAEVSQYPVSYQEGYDAEGRLVVLPAEGTFTSGFGPRWGAMHQGIDIAAPIGTPIRAVMDGTVVNAGPAQGFGNWVVLEHSNGERSVYGHMVSYNVSIGDQVSAGQVIAAMGNEGHSTGPHLHFEIKPDGVTPVDPVPWFAARGIYIS, from the coding sequence ATGAAACGTCGTCTGCTCGCTGTCACCACCGCTTGCGTGGTCGCTGCATCCCCTGTCACTACTGCACAAGCGTTGACCGTTAATTTAGACGGCAGCGAGATCACTGATTATGGCGCTGCCCTCGACTCACTCATCCAGGTGGCAGAGACCATTAACTCAACCGGCGCAACCATTTCTGCCGCCGGCTATTCCATAGTGTATGACCCGACCACTCTTCCGGAGTACGAGCCTGAAGAAGCAGAAGTGAGCCAATACCCGGTTTCTTACCAGGAGGGCTATGACGCTGAGGGCCGTCTGGTAGTCCTTCCTGCCGAGGGCACTTTTACTTCTGGTTTTGGCCCACGCTGGGGTGCTATGCACCAAGGTATTGACATCGCAGCACCCATTGGCACGCCGATCCGCGCTGTTATGGACGGCACCGTGGTCAATGCTGGCCCAGCCCAAGGCTTTGGTAACTGGGTTGTGCTGGAGCACTCCAATGGTGAGCGCTCTGTCTATGGGCATATGGTGTCTTATAACGTGTCTATTGGCGATCAGGTTTCTGCAGGCCAGGTCATCGCGGCGATGGGTAATGAGGGCCACTCGACCGGGCCCCACCTTCACTTCGAGATCAAGCCGGACGGTGTAACCCCAGTAGATCCCGTGCCGTGGTTCGCTGCCCGCGGCATATACATCAGCTAA
- a CDS encoding UvrD-helicase domain-containing protein codes for MTTDLTLGLNPQQKAAVEHSGSPLLIVAGAGSGKTAVLTRRVAYLLTQRGVAPWQILAITFTNKAAAEMKERVSSLIGPQAERMWVATFHSVCVRILRQQAQLVPGLNTNFTIYDSDDSRRLLTMIAKDMNLDLKKFSARTLANAISNLKNELIDPAQAQASAEATKNPFETTVANVFGEYQRRLRTANALDFDDLIGEVVRIFKQHPQVTDYYRRKFRHVLVDEYQDTNHAQYELIHTLVGEGADAPELAVVGDSDQSIYAFRGATLRNIEEFERDYPAATTILLEQNYRSTQNILAAANAVISQNEGRRPKNLWTDHGSGDKIVGYVADNEHDEARFIAHEIDNLVDQGRNYSDIAVMYRTNNASRAVEDIFIRSGIPYKVVGGTRFYERREIRDIVAYLRVIDNPDDTVSLRRIINVPKRAIGDKAQAMVALHADNNNISFGKALIDAADGKVDMLATRAKNAIAGFNEMMDTLRAELPGMTNEVTGMPDLGELVSRILDITGYKAELEASNDPQDGARLDNLNELVSVAREFSSEAANQMVNEVDLASADRASADLASADLTSSVGEAVGVDDGEPAPGSLQAFLERVSLVADADQIPDNDQGVVTLMTLHTAKGLEFPIVFVTGWEDGQFPHLRALGDPAELAEERRLAYVGITRARESLYLTRAMLRSSWGNPVTNPASRFLAEIPADLIDWRREEPSYGNSSGAWGGSSSRTRQTSRFSSGPSFGRRPQKPAVTVNKDLHLEPGDKVNHAKYGLGTVTAVDGAGARETVTIDFGSSGTVRLMMIGGVPMEKL; via the coding sequence ATGACTACTGACCTGACTTTGGGACTCAATCCGCAGCAGAAGGCGGCCGTCGAGCACTCCGGCAGCCCTTTGTTAATCGTTGCTGGCGCGGGCTCTGGCAAAACCGCCGTGCTTACTCGCCGTGTTGCATATTTACTCACGCAACGCGGCGTTGCGCCGTGGCAGATCCTGGCGATCACATTTACCAACAAGGCTGCCGCCGAAATGAAAGAGCGCGTAAGCAGCCTGATCGGCCCTCAGGCCGAACGCATGTGGGTGGCCACGTTCCACTCGGTGTGCGTACGAATCTTGAGGCAGCAGGCGCAGCTCGTACCAGGCTTGAACACGAACTTCACTATTTATGATTCGGATGATTCGCGTCGGCTGCTCACCATGATCGCTAAGGATATGAACCTGGATTTGAAGAAGTTCAGCGCGCGTACCTTAGCCAATGCGATATCTAACTTAAAAAATGAGCTGATCGACCCGGCGCAGGCGCAGGCCAGTGCAGAGGCGACGAAAAATCCCTTCGAGACTACCGTGGCCAATGTTTTCGGGGAGTACCAGCGCCGCCTGCGCACCGCGAATGCCTTGGACTTCGATGATCTGATTGGCGAGGTCGTGCGCATTTTTAAGCAGCACCCGCAGGTCACAGACTATTACAGGCGTAAGTTTAGGCATGTGCTTGTCGACGAATACCAGGATACGAACCACGCCCAATATGAACTCATTCACACTCTGGTGGGGGAGGGGGCGGATGCGCCAGAGCTGGCTGTAGTCGGTGACTCAGATCAGTCGATTTATGCCTTCCGTGGAGCGACGCTCCGCAATATTGAGGAGTTTGAGCGCGACTATCCTGCAGCCACAACTATCCTGCTGGAGCAGAACTACCGCTCGACACAAAATATTCTCGCTGCAGCCAATGCAGTGATTAGCCAGAACGAGGGCAGGCGCCCGAAGAATCTGTGGACCGATCATGGCTCGGGCGACAAGATCGTCGGCTACGTCGCTGACAACGAGCACGATGAGGCCCGCTTTATTGCCCATGAGATAGATAACCTGGTGGACCAAGGCAGGAACTACTCAGATATTGCGGTGATGTACCGCACCAATAATGCATCGCGAGCCGTCGAAGATATCTTTATCCGGTCCGGGATCCCTTACAAAGTAGTTGGTGGCACCCGCTTCTACGAGCGCCGTGAAATTCGTGACATCGTTGCCTATCTGCGAGTGATTGACAACCCAGATGACACGGTGAGCTTGCGCCGCATCATCAACGTGCCGAAACGCGCAATTGGTGACAAGGCCCAGGCGATGGTGGCACTCCACGCGGATAACAACAACATCAGTTTCGGCAAGGCACTTATCGACGCTGCCGACGGCAAGGTTGACATGCTGGCCACGAGGGCGAAAAATGCCATTGCCGGATTTAACGAGATGATGGACACGTTGCGCGCTGAGTTGCCGGGCATGACCAATGAGGTCACCGGTATGCCGGATTTGGGTGAGCTGGTGTCCAGGATCCTTGACATCACAGGGTACAAGGCAGAACTTGAAGCATCTAATGACCCTCAAGATGGAGCCCGCCTCGACAACCTCAACGAACTGGTCTCCGTGGCGCGCGAATTTTCATCAGAAGCTGCAAACCAGATGGTGAACGAAGTTGACCTCGCAAGCGCCGACCGCGCAAGCGCCGATCTCGCAAGCGCCGACCTCACAAGTTCGGTCGGCGAGGCAGTGGGCGTGGACGACGGGGAGCCGGCTCCTGGCAGCCTGCAAGCGTTTCTTGAGCGCGTATCTCTCGTCGCCGACGCAGACCAGATCCCTGACAACGATCAAGGCGTGGTCACTCTCATGACATTGCACACAGCAAAGGGGCTGGAGTTTCCCATAGTGTTTGTCACAGGCTGGGAAGACGGCCAATTCCCGCACCTACGTGCACTGGGTGATCCTGCAGAGCTTGCTGAAGAACGTCGCCTAGCCTATGTGGGAATTACACGTGCGCGAGAAAGCCTGTACCTTACGCGGGCGATGCTGCGGTCCTCCTGGGGCAATCCGGTGACTAACCCGGCCAGTCGCTTCCTCGCAGAGATCCCGGCGGATCTCATCGACTGGCGCAGGGAAGAGCCTTCGTACGGGAATTCCTCGGGCGCCTGGGGTGGATCGTCGTCACGCACACGCCAAACCTCCCGATTTAGTTCCGGGCCGAGCTTTGGTCGTCGCCCGCAGAAGCCTGCCGTGACGGTGAACAAGGACCTGCACCTAGAGCCGGGCGATAAAGTCAACCACGCGAAGTACGGCCTGGGCACTGTCACCGCAGTTGACGGTGCCGGTGCGCGAGAAACTGTGACGATTGACTTTGGCTCCTCCGGTACCGTCCGCCTGATGATGATCGGTGGGGTACCGATGGAGAAGCTTTAG
- a CDS encoding chorismate mutase has product MSSASDDNLEIRTPTGTDDPLSDAEIKEYRKEIDRLNRVILDAVKRRTEVSQAIGKTRMGSGGTRLVHTREVAIINQFREELGEEGPVLAGVLLRLGRGKLG; this is encoded by the coding sequence ATGAGTTCCGCCAGTGATGACAATCTTGAGATCCGCACACCTACCGGTACTGATGACCCATTGTCGGACGCCGAGATCAAGGAGTACCGCAAAGAGATCGACCGCCTCAACCGCGTCATCCTGGATGCTGTGAAGCGACGCACTGAGGTTTCCCAGGCCATTGGCAAAACCCGCATGGGGTCTGGTGGAACCCGCCTCGTGCATACTCGCGAAGTGGCTATCATCAATCAGTTCCGCGAGGAGCTTGGCGAGGAAGGCCCAGTCTTGGCTGGGGTTTTGCTGCGCCTGGGACGCGGTAAGTTGGGCTAG
- a CDS encoding antibiotic biosynthesis monooxygenase family protein — MSIVKINALTVPADAAETLEERFKARKHAVDSAPGFEGFQLLRPVKGEDRYFVVTRWADEESYAAWRDGDARAAHAKPEGEESEQPRQPAATNAELLEFEVVLDSTQE, encoded by the coding sequence ATGAGCATTGTAAAAATCAACGCACTGACCGTTCCCGCCGACGCGGCTGAGACCCTGGAGGAGCGCTTCAAAGCGCGTAAACACGCCGTCGACTCGGCGCCTGGTTTCGAGGGCTTCCAGCTCCTGCGCCCAGTCAAAGGAGAGGATCGTTACTTCGTAGTCACCCGCTGGGCCGACGAAGAGTCCTACGCTGCGTGGCGCGACGGTGATGCACGCGCAGCGCACGCGAAACCGGAAGGCGAAGAAAGTGAGCAGCCACGCCAGCCAGCTGCTACGAATGCAGAACTCCTTGAGTTTGAGGTCGTCCTCGACTCCACTCAGGAATAA